The Leucobacter rhizosphaerae genome includes a region encoding these proteins:
- the rfbB gene encoding dTDP-glucose 4,6-dehydratase: MARKILVTGAAGFIGSNFVHYLVANTDDIVTVIDKFTYAGNEASLAGLPAERVTVVRGDICDAALVDTLVADADIVVHYAAESHNDNSLHDPKPFLDTNIIGTYTLLEAVRRHGKRYHHISTDEVYGDLELDDPERFTESTPYNPSSPYSSTKAGSDLLVRAWVRSFDVQATISNCSNNYGPRQHVEKFIPRQITNILVGERPKLYGEGLNVRDWIHADDHSSAVLRIIEAGRIGETYLIGADGEQNNRDVLEMILVGMGQPADAYDHVVDRPGHDLRYAIDSTKLRTELGWQPSFPDFAQGLAATIDWYRDNEAWWQPQKAATEAKYKEQGQ, encoded by the coding sequence GTGGCCCGCAAGATTCTCGTCACCGGGGCAGCCGGATTCATCGGCTCGAATTTCGTGCACTACCTGGTGGCGAACACCGACGACATCGTGACGGTCATCGACAAGTTCACCTACGCGGGCAACGAGGCCTCGCTCGCGGGGCTGCCCGCCGAGCGCGTGACCGTCGTTCGAGGCGATATCTGCGACGCGGCACTCGTCGACACGCTCGTCGCGGACGCCGACATCGTGGTGCATTACGCCGCAGAGTCGCACAACGACAACTCGCTGCACGATCCGAAGCCGTTCCTCGACACGAACATCATCGGCACGTACACGCTGCTCGAGGCCGTGCGACGCCACGGGAAGCGCTACCACCACATTTCGACCGACGAGGTGTACGGCGACCTGGAGCTCGACGATCCCGAGCGGTTCACCGAGTCCACGCCGTACAACCCGTCATCGCCCTATTCGTCGACCAAGGCAGGGTCCGATCTGCTCGTGCGCGCGTGGGTGCGCTCCTTCGACGTGCAGGCCACCATCTCGAACTGCTCGAACAACTACGGGCCGCGCCAGCACGTGGAGAAGTTCATCCCGCGTCAGATCACGAACATCCTCGTGGGCGAGCGGCCGAAGCTGTACGGCGAGGGGCTCAACGTGCGCGACTGGATCCATGCGGACGACCACTCGTCGGCCGTGCTCCGCATCATCGAGGCAGGCCGCATCGGCGAGACCTACCTCATCGGTGCGGACGGTGAGCAGAACAACCGCGACGTGCTGGAGATGATCCTCGTCGGCATGGGACAACCCGCCGACGCCTACGATCACGTCGTCGACCGTCCCGGACACGACCTCCGCTACGCCATCGACTCGACCAAGCTGCGCACGGAGCTCGGCTGGCAGCCGTCCTTCCCCGACTTTGCGCAGGGACTCGCTGCGACCATCGACTGGTACCGCGACAACGAAGCCTGGTGGCAACCCCAGAAGGCCGCCACCGAAGCGAAGTACAAGGAGCAGGGGCAGTAA
- a CDS encoding acyltransferase family protein codes for MPSGCGPHDERGRDITPPLAAPTARFTSNLQAIRIIAAFLILLRHSFVVLGDDSPLAGVRIPSIGIWVFFTISGYLLPGSWVRHPHLGHFLRARLRRLMPSLAVVVAASALILGPILSWLPASDYFSHPTTWAYFSNLVFQPSYFLPGVFEDNPYPNAVNGSIWSLPPQALTYALIPIVFLMKARGWRIAGWAALLAFAVWDNLNGTFEQTVVWGSNVSQALIVIGFFAAGALIRELRVPLRLSVTAVLVVLLIIGMALLPGANYLLMCLVIPYGIITISLQSWPGLRAVNRFPDISYGVFLVGFPVQQTVIATLPDINPYLSIGLTVVVSTVLALFLELCVDRPIVRAAARRSRRKASDRDAASGSN; via the coding sequence GTGCCCTCCGGGTGCGGTCCGCACGACGAGCGGGGGCGTGACATCACTCCCCCGCTCGCGGCTCCCACGGCTCGCTTCACCTCGAATCTGCAGGCCATCCGCATCATCGCAGCGTTTCTGATCCTGCTGCGGCACTCGTTCGTGGTGCTGGGGGACGACAGCCCGCTCGCCGGCGTGCGCATCCCCTCGATCGGGATCTGGGTCTTCTTCACGATCTCCGGATATCTACTGCCCGGATCCTGGGTGCGCCATCCGCACCTCGGGCACTTCCTGCGAGCGAGACTGCGGCGACTCATGCCGAGCCTCGCCGTGGTGGTCGCCGCCTCGGCGCTCATCCTGGGTCCGATTCTCTCGTGGTTGCCCGCGAGCGACTACTTCTCCCACCCGACGACCTGGGCGTACTTCAGCAACCTCGTCTTCCAGCCGAGCTACTTCCTGCCCGGGGTCTTCGAGGACAACCCCTATCCGAACGCCGTCAACGGATCGATCTGGTCGCTCCCGCCGCAGGCACTCACCTACGCGCTCATCCCCATCGTCTTCCTCATGAAGGCTCGCGGCTGGCGGATCGCCGGCTGGGCGGCGCTGCTGGCGTTCGCCGTGTGGGACAACCTCAACGGCACGTTCGAGCAGACCGTCGTGTGGGGCAGCAACGTTTCCCAGGCCCTCATCGTCATCGGCTTTTTCGCGGCCGGTGCGCTGATCCGCGAGCTGCGGGTCCCGCTCCGCCTCTCGGTCACCGCAGTCCTCGTCGTACTGCTCATCATCGGAATGGCGCTGCTGCCCGGCGCGAACTACCTGCTGATGTGCCTCGTCATCCCGTACGGCATCATCACGATCTCCCTGCAGTCGTGGCCGGGACTCCGCGCGGTGAACCGTTTCCCGGACATCTCCTACGGCGTGTTCCTCGTCGGATTCCCCGTGCAGCAGACCGTCATCGCGACGCTTCCCGACATCAATCCCTACCTCAGCATCGGGTTGACCGTCGTGGTGTCGACCGTGCTGGCCCTGTTCCTGGAGCTCTGCGTCGACCGACCGATCGTGCGCGCCGCGGCGCGGCGATCGCGGCGGAAGGCGTCCGACCGGGATGCTGCCAGCGGGAGTAATTAG
- a CDS encoding glycosyltransferase — translation MTVAEHSRDSGTPSTAVITVSYGSGEVLAPFLASLREFHGTVLPVVVVDNNPDHENVREIAESFGARYVPLPDNPGYGAGMNAGVQALDRTPDALLFCNPDVLFIEETVGTLARALWAEPTIGSIGPRLLDPDGTTYPSARNLPSLGTGVGHALLGRIWKRNPWTRAYQNAAAYDAPRAAGSLSGAAVMVRGDLFRRLGGWDEAYFMHFEDIDLGFRVGLAGFENRYEPGVAVVHSGAHSTRKHAVVVERAMTDSAVRFMSKRYSGRWNAPVRWAITGALRVRGALRVRSARRAGA, via the coding sequence ATGACCGTCGCCGAGCACTCGCGGGATTCGGGGACCCCGTCGACCGCCGTCATCACGGTGAGCTACGGATCGGGAGAGGTCCTCGCCCCGTTCCTGGCCAGTCTCCGGGAGTTCCACGGCACGGTCCTGCCCGTGGTGGTCGTGGACAACAATCCGGACCACGAGAACGTCCGCGAGATCGCGGAGTCCTTCGGCGCGCGGTATGTCCCTCTTCCCGACAACCCCGGCTACGGCGCAGGCATGAACGCCGGCGTCCAGGCGCTCGACCGCACACCAGACGCCCTGCTGTTTTGCAACCCCGACGTGCTGTTCATCGAGGAGACGGTGGGGACGCTCGCGCGCGCGCTCTGGGCGGAGCCGACGATCGGCTCCATCGGCCCCCGACTGCTGGACCCCGACGGCACGACGTATCCATCCGCTCGCAACCTCCCCTCGCTCGGCACCGGCGTGGGGCACGCGTTGCTCGGGCGCATCTGGAAGCGCAACCCCTGGACGCGGGCGTACCAGAACGCCGCTGCCTACGACGCGCCGCGCGCCGCGGGATCGCTCTCCGGTGCCGCAGTCATGGTGCGGGGAGATCTCTTCCGACGTCTCGGCGGATGGGACGAGGCATACTTCATGCATTTCGAGGACATCGACCTCGGCTTCCGCGTCGGTCTCGCCGGATTCGAGAACCGCTACGAGCCTGGGGTGGCCGTCGTGCACTCCGGGGCGCACTCGACCCGCAAGCACGCGGTGGTCGTGGAACGCGCGATGACCGACAGCGCCGTCCGCTTCATGTCCAAGCGGTACTCGGGTCGCTGGAACGCTCCGGTCAGGTGGGCGATCACCGGGGCGCTGCGCGTGCGCGGTGCCCTCCGGGTGCGGTCCGCACGACGAGCGGGGGCGTGA
- the rfbA gene encoding glucose-1-phosphate thymidylyltransferase RfbA — MKGIILAGGSGTRLWPITKGISKQLMPIYDKPMVYYPLSTLMMAGINEVLIITTPEYNDQFRALFGDGSHLGMRLEYAVQPSPDGLAQAFIIGEEFIGDDSVALVLGDNIFHGVGLGSNLRKHTEVEGAVVFAYHVADPAAYGVVEFDADMRAVSIEEKPAQPKSNYAVPGLYFYDNDVVRIAKTITPSARGELEISTVNEAYLNAGTLSVQTLDRGTAWLDTGTFESMMQASEYVRVIEDRQGFKVGCVEEVAWRNGWISDDELEQLAAPLQKSGYGRYLSNLIAN, encoded by the coding sequence ATGAAGGGCATCATTCTCGCCGGGGGATCCGGAACTCGTCTGTGGCCGATCACCAAGGGCATCTCCAAACAGCTCATGCCGATCTACGACAAGCCGATGGTCTACTACCCCCTCTCGACGCTGATGATGGCCGGCATCAACGAGGTGCTGATCATCACCACCCCCGAGTACAACGACCAGTTCCGCGCGCTCTTCGGCGACGGCTCCCACCTCGGCATGCGTCTCGAGTACGCGGTGCAGCCGTCTCCGGACGGCCTTGCGCAGGCCTTCATCATCGGCGAGGAATTCATCGGCGACGACAGCGTGGCGCTGGTGCTCGGCGACAACATCTTCCACGGGGTCGGGCTGGGCTCGAACCTGCGCAAGCACACCGAGGTCGAGGGAGCCGTCGTGTTCGCGTATCACGTCGCCGATCCCGCAGCGTACGGTGTCGTCGAGTTCGACGCGGACATGCGTGCGGTCTCGATCGAGGAGAAGCCCGCCCAGCCGAAGAGCAACTACGCGGTGCCCGGTCTGTACTTCTACGACAACGACGTCGTGCGGATCGCGAAGACCATCACCCCCAGCGCCCGCGGCGAGCTGGAGATCTCCACGGTGAACGAGGCCTATCTGAACGCGGGCACGCTCTCCGTGCAGACCCTTGATCGTGGCACCGCCTGGCTCGACACCGGCACCTTCGAGTCGATGATGCAGGCGTCCGAGTACGTCCGTGTCATCGAGGATCGCCAGGGGTTCAAAGTGGGCTGCGTGGAGGAAGTGGCCTGGCGCAACGGCTGGATCAGCGACGACGAGCTGGAACAGCTCGCCGCACCGTTGCAGAAGAGCGGGTACGGCCGGTACCTGTCCAATCTCATCGCGAACTGA
- a CDS encoding glycosyltransferase, which produces MTTVRISDQAIAAGAAAVERELVQLSVLASRGESGPLSLASDQDPAILELAKWRGVPIVDASAGEGAPISELWENRLRVSAVIACHNYGHYLDEAIRSLLAQTYLPDEIILSDDASTDESPEIMRAYAAKHPDVIRVNLNESNRGIQTHFNEVVAMAEGDLVVIIGADNRVPANYIEAQFTALAADDTVGLAYTDFALFGGRAKNDYERMLPAFQGEKLPNGVYLSDFPEYDEASAAMLREGNNFIHGSTMYRRSTFDQVGGYIDRKSGPEDMTLFQAMLETGLVAQKVTGTALEYRQHSAEQANYQFSYFGELQRLREEMHAFEVLKEEYAALDTRHAGLLDEIETLRGECRELARERDELKVEVGQLSDVIASLRASLSFRLGNSVVAPARRVVSALRGRRR; this is translated from the coding sequence ATGACCACCGTGCGGATCTCGGACCAGGCGATCGCCGCGGGTGCTGCGGCCGTGGAGCGGGAGCTCGTGCAGCTCTCCGTCCTCGCGAGCCGGGGCGAGTCGGGCCCGCTGTCACTAGCGTCGGATCAGGATCCCGCGATCCTGGAACTCGCGAAGTGGCGCGGGGTGCCGATCGTCGACGCCTCAGCCGGCGAGGGAGCGCCTATCTCTGAGCTCTGGGAGAACCGGCTCCGGGTCTCCGCGGTCATCGCCTGTCACAACTACGGACACTACCTCGATGAGGCGATCCGATCGCTGCTCGCGCAGACCTACCTCCCGGACGAGATCATCCTCTCCGACGACGCGTCGACGGACGAGTCACCCGAGATCATGCGTGCATATGCCGCGAAGCACCCGGACGTGATCCGAGTGAACCTCAACGAGTCGAACCGAGGCATTCAGACTCACTTCAACGAGGTCGTCGCCATGGCGGAGGGCGACCTCGTCGTGATCATCGGTGCCGACAATCGCGTCCCCGCGAACTACATCGAAGCGCAGTTCACCGCGCTCGCCGCCGATGACACCGTGGGCCTCGCGTACACGGACTTCGCGCTCTTCGGCGGGCGGGCGAAGAACGACTACGAGCGCATGCTCCCCGCGTTCCAAGGAGAGAAGCTGCCGAACGGGGTGTACCTGAGCGACTTCCCGGAATACGACGAGGCATCCGCCGCGATGCTCCGCGAGGGCAACAACTTCATCCACGGCTCCACCATGTACCGGCGCTCGACGTTCGACCAGGTCGGCGGGTACATCGATCGCAAGAGCGGACCCGAGGACATGACGCTCTTCCAAGCCATGCTCGAGACCGGACTCGTGGCGCAGAAGGTGACGGGCACCGCGCTCGAGTACCGCCAGCACTCGGCCGAGCAGGCGAACTACCAGTTCTCCTACTTCGGCGAGCTCCAGCGACTCCGCGAGGAGATGCACGCGTTCGAGGTGCTCAAAGAGGAGTACGCCGCGCTGGACACACGCCATGCAGGGCTGCTCGATGAGATCGAAACGCTCCGCGGAGAGTGCCGCGAGCTCGCTCGAGAGCGCGACGAGCTGAAGGTCGAGGTGGGGCAGCTCTCCGACGTCATCGCGTCGCTGCGCGCATCACTCTCCTTCCGACTCGGCAACAGCGTCGTCGCTCCCGCCCGTCGGGTCGTCTCCGCTCTCCGCGGCCGGAGGCGTTGA
- a CDS encoding LGFP repeat-containing protein codes for MARNGAGIGRRLLAVLAASAIALTGLQVVAAPAQAVNATDFNPSNIISDAEFYNGSSMTTAEVQSFLNQRLPRCTIGDPGRLPWSPYGSTFIASVCLKDSAFTTTTRPANAYCHAYVGATNESAAAIINKVSRACNINPKVLMVMLEKEQSLITDSWPTVRQYDRAMGYACPDSGPNNSANCDPSQTGFPQQVYRAAWQLQVYKAFPNSYNYKPFQVNTIQWNPDIGCGTSQVYIENWATAALYIYTPYRPNQAALNAGWGTGDSCSSYGNRNFFLLYNTWFTTSTIPGQAQIDAKYAQNGWLGAATSSYTVHTANGGGTVRAYTNGAVTWRTGASAAYVLTGDFRTFFGTQGGLAGTLGWPTSDAAAKGPGRTQAFQGGAVSHTAQHGFLTVSGEIRSTFASAGLGYDGPLGWPTANRSCSSSSNCVQPFEQGTIKLTGSSAVVSIPAIDTVASAERSSLGAVSRGAQGQRVHGGGFVQAHANGAIAWSKTTGAFSISGAVREALGANGGIAGYLGWPVSAVSCATSGVCTQNFQGGSISVDASGHATVMSTAVATAYASLLNAGVDLGRSLGNTRTVTGGAGGTVHNFEQGAIAVSDRTGAFAVMAPIRTPYNAAGGLTGALGWPTGNARLEAANGGGTVQGFENGAVTSTSTGSFVLTGAMRTKFGALGGLVGSLGWPTSNAVSHTVQGGGTVQAFQNGALTHRSGAANPVLLNGEIRRVFGESGGLAGTPGWPSADAKSEPANGGGSVQGFQGAAIASSPHGTFLVSGPMRAFFNAQGGLTGTVGWPTSAMTCTGDECRQDFQGATLTWNSVTKQGSVIPLGSGLVDSTEATPETTEATPESSEPSTPPAAESGDDPTGGSDDAVAESEGE; via the coding sequence GTGGCACGCAACGGGGCAGGAATCGGACGGCGGCTACTCGCGGTCCTCGCTGCGAGCGCGATCGCACTCACGGGGTTGCAGGTGGTCGCGGCACCGGCCCAGGCGGTCAATGCGACGGACTTCAATCCGAGCAACATCATCAGCGACGCCGAGTTCTACAACGGATCGTCGATGACCACCGCGGAGGTCCAGTCCTTCTTGAACCAGCGGCTCCCGCGATGCACTATCGGCGACCCCGGTCGACTGCCGTGGTCGCCCTACGGCTCCACCTTCATCGCGAGCGTCTGCCTGAAGGATTCCGCTTTCACCACGACCACCCGACCGGCGAATGCGTACTGCCACGCGTACGTCGGCGCGACGAATGAGTCGGCTGCCGCGATCATCAACAAGGTCAGCCGCGCCTGCAACATCAACCCCAAGGTGCTCATGGTGATGCTCGAGAAGGAGCAGAGCCTCATCACCGATTCCTGGCCGACGGTGCGGCAGTATGACCGCGCAATGGGATACGCGTGCCCCGACTCGGGGCCCAACAACTCGGCGAACTGCGACCCATCGCAGACCGGCTTCCCACAGCAGGTGTACCGCGCGGCCTGGCAGCTGCAGGTGTACAAGGCCTTCCCGAACAGCTACAACTACAAGCCGTTCCAGGTGAACACGATCCAGTGGAACCCGGACATCGGGTGCGGAACGTCGCAGGTGTACATCGAGAATTGGGCGACAGCTGCGCTCTACATCTACACGCCCTACCGCCCGAATCAGGCCGCGTTGAACGCCGGCTGGGGCACAGGCGATAGCTGCTCGAGCTACGGCAACCGGAACTTCTTCCTCCTCTACAACACGTGGTTCACCACGTCGACGATCCCGGGACAAGCGCAAATCGATGCCAAGTACGCGCAGAACGGGTGGTTGGGGGCGGCGACCTCGTCCTACACCGTGCACACCGCAAATGGCGGCGGGACCGTGCGGGCGTACACGAACGGCGCAGTGACCTGGCGCACCGGGGCCTCGGCGGCCTACGTGCTCACAGGCGACTTCCGGACCTTCTTCGGGACACAGGGCGGGCTCGCCGGAACGCTGGGCTGGCCCACCTCCGACGCGGCCGCGAAGGGCCCGGGTCGCACCCAGGCGTTCCAGGGCGGTGCGGTCTCCCACACGGCCCAGCACGGCTTCCTCACCGTGAGCGGTGAGATCCGCAGCACCTTCGCCTCCGCGGGACTCGGTTACGACGGGCCACTCGGCTGGCCCACCGCGAACCGTAGCTGTAGCTCGTCGTCGAACTGCGTGCAGCCGTTCGAGCAGGGCACGATCAAGCTCACCGGCAGCTCGGCGGTCGTCTCGATTCCGGCCATCGACACGGTGGCCTCGGCGGAGCGTTCCTCGCTTGGCGCGGTCAGCCGCGGTGCGCAGGGACAGCGGGTGCACGGCGGCGGTTTCGTCCAGGCGCACGCGAACGGCGCCATCGCCTGGAGCAAAACGACCGGCGCGTTCTCGATCTCAGGGGCCGTGCGCGAGGCGCTCGGGGCCAACGGCGGAATCGCCGGATACCTGGGCTGGCCCGTGAGTGCCGTGTCGTGCGCCACCTCGGGTGTCTGCACCCAGAACTTCCAGGGTGGCTCGATCTCAGTCGACGCGAGCGGCCACGCGACCGTCATGTCGACAGCGGTCGCCACCGCGTACGCCTCGCTCCTGAACGCGGGCGTCGATCTCGGCCGCAGTCTGGGCAACACCCGGACCGTGACCGGCGGTGCTGGTGGCACCGTGCACAACTTCGAGCAGGGTGCGATCGCGGTCTCCGATCGCACGGGCGCGTTTGCGGTCATGGCACCGATCCGCACCCCGTACAACGCGGCCGGGGGGCTGACCGGTGCTCTCGGTTGGCCGACCGGGAACGCCCGGCTCGAAGCCGCCAATGGCGGCGGAACCGTCCAGGGATTCGAGAACGGTGCGGTGACGAGCACCTCGACCGGCAGCTTCGTGCTGACTGGGGCGATGCGTACGAAGTTCGGTGCGCTCGGCGGGCTCGTCGGGTCGCTCGGGTGGCCGACCTCGAATGCTGTGTCGCACACGGTGCAGGGCGGCGGCACCGTGCAGGCATTCCAGAACGGCGCGCTCACGCATCGCAGCGGCGCCGCGAACCCCGTGCTGTTGAACGGTGAGATTCGACGCGTGTTCGGCGAGTCGGGGGGCCTGGCGGGCACTCCCGGCTGGCCGTCAGCAGACGCCAAGTCTGAACCGGCCAATGGGGGCGGCTCTGTGCAAGGATTCCAGGGAGCGGCGATCGCCTCGTCACCCCACGGCACGTTCCTCGTGTCGGGTCCGATGCGCGCCTTCTTCAATGCGCAGGGCGGACTCACCGGCACGGTCGGCTGGCCGACCTCGGCGATGACCTGCACCGGCGACGAGTGCCGCCAGGACTTCCAAGGAGCGACGCTCACCTGGAACTCGGTCACGAAGCAGGGATCGGTGATCCCCCTGGGCTCGGGCCTGGTTGATTCGACGGAAGCGACACCCGAGACGACGGAAGCGACACCCGAGTCCTCGGAGCCGTCAACGCCTCCGGCCGCGGAGAGCGGAGACGACCCGACGGGCGGGAGCGACGACGCTGTTGCCGAGTCGGAAGGAGAGTGA
- a CDS encoding ATP-binding cassette domain-containing protein, producing the protein MNDVAVRVEGLGKKFRLYHERNQSLKSAIMRRKIAEYEDFWALRDVSFEVPTGSTFALIGSNGSGKSTLLKCLARILWPDEGEITSHGRVASLLEVGSGFHPELSGRENIYLNGSILGMSRKEVDRKFDDIVDFSEIGKFIDQPVKSYSSGMYVRLGFSVAIHVQPDVLVVDEILAVGDAAFQEKSRAKFDELHDQGKTVILVSHSMGTVLEMCDQAAWIEKGSLQSVGPVKDVAADYTYSVFPLAPELADAYDDARKKELGWPASPIHPIAAHGGGVVQGFQRGALCWSSHAGSFSVKEPIRSFFNAVGGIEELGWPLEDAQVSTDGAVAQRFQRGTIDIPPNGIPRLAPVN; encoded by the coding sequence ATGAACGACGTCGCAGTGCGCGTAGAGGGCCTCGGGAAGAAGTTCCGGCTGTATCACGAGCGCAATCAGAGCCTGAAGTCCGCGATCATGCGACGCAAGATCGCAGAGTACGAGGACTTCTGGGCGTTGCGCGACGTCTCCTTCGAGGTGCCAACCGGGTCGACCTTCGCGCTGATCGGCAGCAACGGATCCGGGAAGTCGACGCTCCTGAAGTGCCTCGCGCGGATCCTCTGGCCCGATGAGGGCGAGATCACCAGCCACGGCCGCGTGGCCTCGCTGCTCGAGGTGGGCTCGGGGTTCCACCCCGAGCTCTCCGGGCGCGAGAATATCTACCTCAACGGATCGATTCTCGGCATGAGCCGCAAAGAGGTCGACCGGAAGTTCGACGACATCGTCGACTTCTCCGAGATCGGCAAGTTCATCGACCAGCCCGTGAAGAGCTACTCCTCCGGCATGTACGTGCGGCTCGGCTTCTCCGTCGCGATCCACGTGCAGCCGGACGTGCTCGTCGTCGACGAGATCCTCGCGGTGGGAGATGCCGCATTCCAAGAGAAGTCGCGCGCGAAGTTCGACGAGCTCCACGACCAGGGCAAGACCGTGATTCTCGTGAGCCACTCCATGGGCACGGTGCTCGAGATGTGCGACCAGGCCGCCTGGATCGAAAAGGGCAGCCTGCAGAGCGTCGGTCCGGTGAAGGACGTCGCCGCGGACTACACCTACAGCGTGTTCCCACTCGCGCCGGAGCTCGCCGATGCCTACGACGACGCGCGGAAGAAGGAGCTCGGCTGGCCGGCCTCCCCGATCCACCCGATCGCCGCGCACGGCGGCGGCGTGGTGCAGGGGTTCCAACGGGGAGCCCTGTGCTGGTCGTCGCACGCGGGCTCGTTCTCCGTCAAGGAACCGATCCGCTCGTTCTTCAATGCGGTGGGCGGCATCGAGGAACTGGGCTGGCCGCTCGAGGACGCCCAGGTGTCAACGGACGGTGCGGTCGCACAGCGATTCCAGCGAGGGACGATCGATATTCCGCCGAACGGCATACCCCGACTCGCCCCCGTAAACTGA
- a CDS encoding ABC transporter permease, producing MQFFKELWASRELLANLVLRETRGQYKRTVLGRLWSLLNPLASMLIYTFIFSMVFRIQPEAGDPSGLNIFPIWLMCGLLPWGFFAGSLNATSNSLLANTGLITKVYFPRSVLPLAAVGTLGMNWMLEMLVLVIALLLVGSQVLIWIPGTLLLMLLLAMFASGLGWILAIVTIHFRDTQYLLGILLQLWMYLTPIIYPASLIRDMSDRFGGLLNTNITVFDLYTLNPMYHFVTAFRQLLYDNRWPDTIHLVTCVGWTAAAVLVGVFVFNRSEKKIAEML from the coding sequence ATGCAGTTTTTCAAGGAGCTGTGGGCCTCACGCGAGCTCCTCGCGAATCTCGTGTTGCGGGAGACACGAGGGCAGTACAAGCGGACGGTCCTCGGTCGACTGTGGTCGCTGCTGAACCCGCTCGCGTCGATGCTGATCTACACCTTCATCTTTTCGATGGTGTTCCGGATCCAGCCCGAGGCCGGCGATCCCAGCGGTCTCAACATCTTCCCGATCTGGCTGATGTGCGGCCTGCTCCCCTGGGGGTTCTTCGCCGGCAGCTTGAACGCAACCTCGAACTCGTTGCTCGCGAACACCGGCTTGATCACGAAGGTGTACTTCCCGAGGTCCGTGCTGCCGCTGGCCGCCGTCGGAACGCTCGGCATGAACTGGATGCTCGAGATGCTCGTACTCGTCATCGCGCTGCTGCTCGTCGGCAGCCAGGTCCTCATCTGGATCCCGGGCACCCTGCTCCTCATGCTCCTCCTCGCGATGTTCGCGAGTGGCCTCGGGTGGATCCTCGCGATCGTCACGATCCACTTCCGCGACACTCAGTACCTGCTCGGGATCCTGCTGCAGCTGTGGATGTACCTGACGCCAATCATCTACCCGGCCTCACTCATCCGCGACATGTCGGACCGCTTCGGCGGACTCTTGAACACCAACATCACGGTTTTCGACCTCTATACGTTGAACCCGATGTACCACTTCGTGACCGCGTTCCGCCAGTTGCTCTACGACAACCGTTGGCCGGACACCATCCATCTCGTGACCTGTGTGGGGTGGACAGCGGCGGCGGTACTCGTCGGCGTGTTCGTCTTCAACCGTTCCGAGAAGAAGATTGCGGAGATGCTATGA
- a CDS encoding glycosyltransferase family A protein, which translates to MTETAKTRGSAAEVWLENLIQGDVHEDLKKPIAEAIAVLAEARRSEEDRPFLTVVMRTQGKKPEAFKDAILTLYGQSDQDFELLVMAHNTGESDLAVVRRIIDQQAPSFRERIRLVEVTGGGRSRPLNTALTEGRGRYFAFFDDDDLVFGHWVESFHTASEQQRGRLLRAVGSTQRMEHETWPGGASGFRSTTWPKAEYLRTFEFERHLERNHSPFMSVAFPRELFETWGERFDEVLDVCEDWDMILRGAFLVGVTSVDELTVVYRLWTGVTSSYTEHDRAAWQASEARVRDKLNSRPSIMPEGAPNSIVDSMRQVETQIVIDNPVIHQIMSSTSWRITAPLRWVTNQARRAIRR; encoded by the coding sequence ATGACTGAAACAGCGAAAACACGCGGCTCTGCGGCCGAGGTATGGCTCGAGAACCTCATTCAAGGCGACGTGCACGAGGATCTCAAGAAGCCGATCGCCGAGGCGATCGCAGTGCTCGCCGAGGCTCGGCGATCCGAGGAGGACCGCCCGTTCCTCACCGTCGTGATGCGCACCCAGGGAAAGAAGCCTGAGGCGTTCAAGGACGCGATCCTGACCCTCTACGGGCAGAGCGATCAAGACTTCGAGTTGCTGGTCATGGCGCACAACACGGGAGAGTCGGATCTCGCGGTCGTGCGGCGCATCATCGATCAGCAGGCACCGAGCTTCCGTGAGCGGATCCGCCTCGTCGAGGTCACCGGCGGCGGACGCTCCCGGCCGCTCAACACCGCGCTGACCGAAGGCCGGGGCCGCTACTTCGCCTTCTTCGACGATGACGACCTGGTGTTCGGCCACTGGGTGGAGTCCTTCCACACGGCATCCGAGCAGCAGCGGGGCCGTCTGCTCCGCGCTGTCGGATCGACCCAGCGCATGGAGCACGAGACGTGGCCGGGCGGGGCGAGCGGGTTCCGCAGCACCACGTGGCCGAAGGCGGAGTACCTGCGGACCTTCGAATTCGAGCGTCATCTCGAGAGGAACCACTCGCCCTTCATGTCGGTCGCTTTCCCGCGCGAGCTCTTCGAGACCTGGGGCGAGCGCTTCGACGAAGTGCTCGACGTGTGCGAGGACTGGGACATGATCCTCCGCGGCGCATTCCTCGTGGGCGTCACCTCGGTCGACGAACTCACCGTGGTCTACCGGCTGTGGACGGGCGTGACCTCCAGCTACACCGAGCACGACCGTGCCGCGTGGCAGGCTTCGGAAGCCCGGGTGCGCGACAAGCTGAACTCCCGACCCTCGATCATGCCCGAGGGGGCGCCGAACTCGATCGTGGACTCGATGCGTCAGGTCGAGACCCAGATCGTGATCGACAACCCCGTGATCCACCAGATCATGAGCAGCACGTCGTGGCGGATCACCGCCCCGCTGCGATGGGTGACGAACCAGGCGCGCCGCGCGATTCGCCGGTGA